A stretch of Stegostoma tigrinum isolate sSteTig4 chromosome 23, sSteTig4.hap1, whole genome shotgun sequence DNA encodes these proteins:
- the LOC125462523 gene encoding neuronal pentraxin-2-like isoform X2, with product MLLLLIAASVLLVPGITSTAPGQDSKATRFVCTSVPLDADPSCPAQAVPMPVSTAQEQELRATVMQLRETILQQKETLGNQKETIKELTSKLTRCESAQLDARYKGSRRKQHVPGKDTMGDLPRDHSQVVDHLGRTIQALKDRLGTLEQTHPNFSNHTFPSDLREQLQRKLGDLESQLLNKVSELEDEKYVLLNESAAHRYKTESALNALHERVTELEKESSGFKSPDDFKVSLPLRTNYLFARIKKSLPEMYAFTVCMWIRSRASSGIGTPFSYAVSGQANEIVLIEWGKNPIELLINDKVAQLPINIDDGKWHHICITWTTRDGMWEAFQDGQSQGTGENLAPWHPIKAGGDLILGQEQDTVGGRFDATQAFVGELSQFNIWDRILTPEDIRSMANCSANLAGNIIPWIDNNVVVNGGATKLPLETCKERLVSS from the exons ATGTTGCTGCTTCTGATCGCTGCCAGCGTCCTCCTCGTCCCCGGTATCACCTCCACGGCCCCGGGCCAAGACTCTAAGGCCACTCGATTCGTCTGCACCTCGGTGCCATTGGATGCAGACCCCAGCTGCCCAGCACAAGCTGTGCCCATGCCAGTGAGCACAGCCCAAGAGCAGGAGCTTCGTGCCACCGTCATGCAGCTGAGGGAGACCATCCTACAGCAGAAGGAGACCCTGGGGAACCAGAAGGAGACCATCAAGGAGCTGACCAGTAAGCTGACCAGGTGCGAGAGTGCCCAGTTGGATGCCAGGTACAAGGGCAGCCGCAGGAAACAGCATGTGCCTGGCAAAGACACCATGGGGGACCTGCCCCGCGACCACAGTCAAGTGGTGGATCACCTGGGCAGGACCATCCAAGCGCTGAAAGACCGACTCGGGACTCTCGAG CAGACACACCCCAATTTTTCCAACCATACTTTCCCCAGTGACCTTCGTGAGCAGCTACAGAGGAAGCTGGGAGATTTGGAAAGTCAATTGTTAAACAAAGTCTCTGAACTTGAGGATGAGAAGTATGTTCTTCTGAATGAGTCAGCAGCGCATCGGTACAAGACAGAGTCTGCTCTCAATGCCTTGCATGAAAGGGTTACTGAACTAGAGAAAG AGAGCAGTGGCTTTAAGTCACCTGATGATTTCAAGGTGTCGCTACCTTTGCGAACTAATTACCTGTTTGCCAGGATAAAGAAGAGTCTCCCTGAAATGTATGCCTTTACAGTGTGCATGTGGATCCGCTCCAGGGCATCGTCTGGTATTGGAACACCCTTCTCTTATGCTGTCTCTGGACAAGCTAATGAAATTGTGCTAATTGAATGGGGAAAAAATCCAATTGAATTACTTATTAATGACAAG GTTGCCCAGCTGCCAATCAATATTGATGATGGCAAATGGCATCATATTTGTATAACATGGACCACCAGGGATGGCATGTGGGAAGCTTTTCAGGATGGCCAGTCACAAGGCACAGGAGAGAATCTGGCGCCTTGGCATCCTATCAAAGCAGGTGGTGACTTGATCCTGGGACAGGAGCAG GACACAGTTGGAGGGAGGTTTGATGCAACACAGGCGTTTGTTGGAGAACTGAGCCAGTTCAATATCTGGGACCGCATCCTCACTCCAGAAGACATCAGAAGCATGGCCAACTGTTCTGCTAACCTGGCTGGCAACATCATTCCCTGGATTGACAACAATGTGGTTGTGAATGGTGGAGCCACTAAGTTGCCACTGGAGACTTGCAAAGAGCGCTTGGTTAGTTCCTGA
- the LOC125462523 gene encoding neuronal pentraxin-2-like isoform X1, with amino-acid sequence MLLLLIAASVLLVPGITSTAPGQDSKATRFVCTSVPLDADPSCPAQAVPMPVSTAQEQELRATVMQLRETILQQKETLGNQKETIKELTSKLTRCESAQLDARYKGSRRKQHVPGKDTMGDLPRDHSQVVDHLGRTIQALKDRLGTLEQQTHPNFSNHTFPSDLREQLQRKLGDLESQLLNKVSELEDEKYVLLNESAAHRYKTESALNALHERVTELEKESSGFKSPDDFKVSLPLRTNYLFARIKKSLPEMYAFTVCMWIRSRASSGIGTPFSYAVSGQANEIVLIEWGKNPIELLINDKVAQLPINIDDGKWHHICITWTTRDGMWEAFQDGQSQGTGENLAPWHPIKAGGDLILGQEQDTVGGRFDATQAFVGELSQFNIWDRILTPEDIRSMANCSANLAGNIIPWIDNNVVVNGGATKLPLETCKERLVSS; translated from the exons ATGTTGCTGCTTCTGATCGCTGCCAGCGTCCTCCTCGTCCCCGGTATCACCTCCACGGCCCCGGGCCAAGACTCTAAGGCCACTCGATTCGTCTGCACCTCGGTGCCATTGGATGCAGACCCCAGCTGCCCAGCACAAGCTGTGCCCATGCCAGTGAGCACAGCCCAAGAGCAGGAGCTTCGTGCCACCGTCATGCAGCTGAGGGAGACCATCCTACAGCAGAAGGAGACCCTGGGGAACCAGAAGGAGACCATCAAGGAGCTGACCAGTAAGCTGACCAGGTGCGAGAGTGCCCAGTTGGATGCCAGGTACAAGGGCAGCCGCAGGAAACAGCATGTGCCTGGCAAAGACACCATGGGGGACCTGCCCCGCGACCACAGTCAAGTGGTGGATCACCTGGGCAGGACCATCCAAGCGCTGAAAGACCGACTCGGGACTCTCGAG CAGCAGACACACCCCAATTTTTCCAACCATACTTTCCCCAGTGACCTTCGTGAGCAGCTACAGAGGAAGCTGGGAGATTTGGAAAGTCAATTGTTAAACAAAGTCTCTGAACTTGAGGATGAGAAGTATGTTCTTCTGAATGAGTCAGCAGCGCATCGGTACAAGACAGAGTCTGCTCTCAATGCCTTGCATGAAAGGGTTACTGAACTAGAGAAAG AGAGCAGTGGCTTTAAGTCACCTGATGATTTCAAGGTGTCGCTACCTTTGCGAACTAATTACCTGTTTGCCAGGATAAAGAAGAGTCTCCCTGAAATGTATGCCTTTACAGTGTGCATGTGGATCCGCTCCAGGGCATCGTCTGGTATTGGAACACCCTTCTCTTATGCTGTCTCTGGACAAGCTAATGAAATTGTGCTAATTGAATGGGGAAAAAATCCAATTGAATTACTTATTAATGACAAG GTTGCCCAGCTGCCAATCAATATTGATGATGGCAAATGGCATCATATTTGTATAACATGGACCACCAGGGATGGCATGTGGGAAGCTTTTCAGGATGGCCAGTCACAAGGCACAGGAGAGAATCTGGCGCCTTGGCATCCTATCAAAGCAGGTGGTGACTTGATCCTGGGACAGGAGCAG GACACAGTTGGAGGGAGGTTTGATGCAACACAGGCGTTTGTTGGAGAACTGAGCCAGTTCAATATCTGGGACCGCATCCTCACTCCAGAAGACATCAGAAGCATGGCCAACTGTTCTGCTAACCTGGCTGGCAACATCATTCCCTGGATTGACAACAATGTGGTTGTGAATGGTGGAGCCACTAAGTTGCCACTGGAGACTTGCAAAGAGCGCTTGGTTAGTTCCTGA